From a region of the Meiothermus cerbereus DSM 11376 genome:
- a CDS encoding acetamidase/formamidase family protein, with protein sequence MPTHVFEPTYYHHTFGTHPPVLYIAPGDTVRTTCVDAAGQDRTLQQVTPRGNPMTGPFYVEGAMPGDTLVVRLEQLRPNRNQAWSGAVLAANVVDPEDVPVLAQARGSGRWLDWEVDLASNTARLRSTVRGLEGLELPLEPMLGCFGVAPSRGEAISTATSGPHGGNMDYRGFKEGVTAYFPVQVEGALFFLGDGHALQGDGEIAGTGLEISMDVQFSVDLIKGQHIRWPRGEDREYIFTVGNARPLDQCVQHATSEMLRWLTTQYGLDIQGASQLLGQCVRYDLGNVFDPAYTMVCKMPKKLLQRLPTRS encoded by the coding sequence ATGCCCACCCATGTCTTCGAGCCGACTTATTACCACCACACCTTCGGCACTCACCCGCCAGTACTATATATCGCGCCGGGCGATACGGTACGAACCACCTGCGTGGATGCGGCGGGTCAGGATCGGACCCTGCAGCAGGTAACCCCCAGGGGCAACCCCATGACCGGGCCTTTTTACGTCGAAGGGGCTATGCCGGGCGATACCCTGGTGGTGCGGCTGGAACAGCTCAGGCCAAACCGTAACCAAGCCTGGTCGGGGGCAGTCCTGGCCGCCAATGTGGTCGACCCCGAGGATGTGCCTGTGCTGGCCCAGGCCCGGGGTTCCGGGCGCTGGCTGGACTGGGAGGTGGATCTTGCGAGCAATACCGCACGGCTGCGTTCGACGGTGAGGGGCCTGGAGGGCCTCGAGCTCCCGCTGGAGCCCATGCTGGGCTGTTTTGGAGTGGCGCCCAGCCGGGGCGAGGCCATCTCCACCGCCACTTCTGGGCCGCACGGTGGCAACATGGACTACCGGGGGTTCAAAGAGGGAGTCACGGCTTATTTTCCTGTGCAGGTGGAAGGGGCCCTGTTTTTCCTTGGCGACGGACACGCCTTACAGGGGGACGGCGAAATTGCCGGAACCGGCCTCGAGATTTCCATGGACGTGCAGTTTTCGGTAGACCTCATCAAAGGCCAGCATATCCGCTGGCCCAGGGGAGAGGACAGGGAGTACATCTTCACCGTGGGCAACGCCCGACCCCTCGACCAGTGCGTGCAGCACGCTACCAGTGAGATGCTGCGCTGGCTCACCACCCAGTACGGGCTGGATATTCAGGGGGCCTCGCAACTGCTGGGCCAGTGCGTGCGCTACGATCTGGGCAACGTCTTCGACCCGGCCTACACCATGGTCTGCAAAATGCCTAAAAAGCTGCTACAGCGCTTGCCTACGCGCAGCTAG
- a CDS encoding AAA family ATPase: protein MSEARVQLSVLQTALSQVLFGQEQVIRELLATAVAGGHALLEGLPGLGKTLLARAFAEASGLSYRRIQFTPDLLPADVTGTEILENGRFVFRRGPIFAQVVLADEINRATPKTQSALLEAMQERGVTVSGTRYALPEPFIVLATQNPLELEGTYPLPEAQLDRFMAKITVQAPPRTTWIRILSEEPAVPQPVEGLDLLGARAEAQQVVVSQPALEAIANTAQLAGEEKHLRMGLSPRGAKAWLALAKALAYLEGRAHLDWEDLRSAAMPALSHRLLLTEEAQFEGIQIAQIIQDLLRRTMPK from the coding sequence GTGAGCGAGGCTCGAGTTCAACTTTCGGTCTTACAAACTGCGCTTTCTCAGGTTCTGTTCGGGCAGGAGCAGGTCATCCGCGAGCTGCTGGCTACCGCCGTAGCGGGCGGACACGCGCTTCTGGAAGGGCTACCGGGGCTGGGGAAAACCCTCCTGGCCAGGGCCTTTGCCGAAGCCAGTGGCCTTTCCTACCGCCGCATTCAGTTCACGCCCGACCTGCTGCCCGCCGATGTGACCGGAACCGAGATCCTGGAGAACGGAAGGTTTGTTTTTCGTCGGGGGCCCATATTCGCCCAGGTGGTACTGGCCGACGAGATCAACCGGGCCACCCCCAAGACCCAGTCGGCCCTGCTGGAAGCCATGCAGGAGCGGGGCGTGACGGTGAGCGGAACCCGTTATGCCCTGCCCGAGCCCTTCATCGTGCTGGCCACGCAGAACCCGCTGGAGCTCGAGGGCACCTACCCCCTGCCCGAGGCCCAGCTCGACCGCTTTATGGCCAAGATTACCGTACAGGCCCCGCCCAGAACCACCTGGATCCGGATTCTTTCAGAAGAACCTGCGGTGCCCCAGCCGGTGGAAGGACTGGACCTGCTGGGAGCCCGCGCCGAAGCGCAGCAGGTTGTGGTCAGCCAGCCCGCCCTCGAGGCCATTGCCAACACCGCGCAGCTAGCGGGCGAAGAGAAGCACCTGCGCATGGGGCTCTCACCCCGTGGGGCCAAGGCCTGGCTGGCTCTGGCAAAAGCCCTGGCCTACCTCGAGGGCCGCGCCCACCTCGACTGGGAAGACCTGCGCAGTGCGGCCATGCCGGCCCTCTCCCACCGGCTGCTCCTAACCGAAGAGGCCCAGTTTGAGGGTATTCAAATCGCCCAGATTATCCAGGACTTGCTGCGGCGCACCATGCCTAAGTAG